In Drosophila miranda strain MSH22 chromosome XR, D.miranda_PacBio2.1, whole genome shotgun sequence, the genomic window gcagatgcgcCAGCAGCCCTCGTACGATAACTCGGTGCAGGCGAATCAATCGCGCCAGAGCGCGGCTTCAAATTCTGTAAGTAGAATCTCTTCTAGAGGAAGCGAAAAGAAATGTATCTTAAATGTATTCCTTTGCAGCGTCTGTATAAGGCCATCTATGACTATGAGGCGCAGGACGTCGATGAGGTGAGCTTCCGCGAGGGCGACATCATCTACGAGGTGGAGTCCATCGACTCCGGTTGGATGACGGGTCGCGTGGAGCGGACGGGAAAGACCGGCATGCTGCCTGCCAACTATGTGGAGCATGCGGTTATATAATAGGGAATGTTCTactactgctgctgccgccagCAGTTTGTGGTGATCCTCGTCTGCCTGCTCTACATCCTCCTTGTACTCGTGTTCTTTGTGAATGTGTTTCTCGCCGACCGGAATATGCACACCCATCTCATGATGAAGAATGcaggacaccacggacacggaggGCATggaggagggggaggaggaggagcgggtgcgggtgcgggtgcgggtcCGCCTGTGGGAGGACATCACAATCCCTACGACATGCATGGCTATCCACACTACAACAACTATCATCCGCAAATGGATCctaaacagcagcagcagcagcaggagctgcTACGGAAGACACCGCCCAATCcgaaccagcagcagcccgaGCAGGACATTTACTCGTATTTCAATCACGTATTCAGGCGGCGACGTCGATGAGGAGGGAGAGACGACACAGAAGTAGGAGCGACGCTGATCCTATCCAAAATTTGTACCAcattaaattattattccGATAAAACATGAATATATATAGATTATATATACAGCCAAAAGCAGATTGTGTAAAAACTGAAATGGAAAACGGATCAGACCAGAACCACGAGAAAACAAGAGACAGAGACATGCAACAATAAAAGCGAGCCACAGCTTTGTTTCAGCTATGAATCGGGCGAGGGTGGATATAAATCTATTCCACACATTTGATCCGATTCCAATACGATGCGGaacttttttttgtaatttctAAAATCTAGCGAGCGACCAAGCCACGAGCCAACAGTTTGCATTTATCTACAGCAAATGAATCCCTTCAACGGAATCAGAAATCTATTAGATACAACAGATATTTATTGATCGATATATATACAGCTGATTAATCAGATAATTAGATATGGTATATGGCCAGCCCAATCAGCAAATGCAACAGATATCACCAGATATATCTACTATATAGATAGCTAAAATAATGCTTCGGTaaagaaagcaaaaaaaaaactacaaatTTCTAATAATTCTAATTTAATTAGAAATTCTcttaaaaaaacaaaaatgaaaataatcaaataaaaatGTTTTTCCCTGGGGCTTTTTAAAAGCTTCGTCTTTTGCTATATGCTATAGCCTGATCGTTCAGATTGCGCATATCGTTATCCCTACAATTTTTGTCAATTTATCCGAAAGAAAAAGGAAAGCAACGGATAAACCTGTTCTTGTTTTTcttcgtgtttttttttttagtaatGGGATAAATGTATGTTTTGTTGAGTATATAAATATTGTTTATGTTTCTATATACTAcacattatatatatatatttatatgtatattccgATCTACGAGTATATGTTGTATTCTAGTATTAAAAAAGTGTTGCGTTTCACATGAGAAGAAGAATATTTGAAGAAGTGCCTTTAATTTGctaaaagatgtttttttAGATACAAACCAATTTACTAATAAAtcaattaaatatatatatactataccaTAGCTTATACAGACCATAAATCTACATATATGCTACATAGCATCGATAATACGAATTTTCAATAACGAAGCGAAACAAGAATTCTGTATACGAAATACAACAACTTTATCCATGTGATTTGAGAAGAGCAGCAATTGGAGTCACGCTACATATTTATACGATGCTgatatacagatacagatacagatatttgtattattaacgAAACTCACAAACAACACACCACAACACACATGAATAGTAGCTATAGACAGCAACGCAACCATTAAAACTAATAACAATTTCATACATACTACTCGTATATGCTtcggagagagacagagagagagagggagagtcgAAGTATCGCCTAACAATTAAATGAATTAATCTAATCgcaaaatggaaatggaaagcggaaagcagaagcagaagcagcgccAAAGGCTTCCTTTTTATTGTTTGTGAATGTGTtacaaatcaaataaaaatctATACAAATAATTGAATATTTTGTGCTattaataattcaaaactATGCCTTCTGGGTGGATACATACCCTTTCAAATGCCCCACAGGACAAAAGGCGGCAGCTTCTTCATTTAACGATAACCAACCGAGAGGTTCTGCTGTATAACCGAACAAGAAAGAAGGAAAATTGCAACACtcggtgttttttttttggcttccAACATTTTCTTTCATTTTCCCATAAACAGAACTAAACAATCAAACTAAAGAAATCATGTGGAGGTCTCCTCGTTTAGAGGCTACCGCTGGTGGAGGTCTCCTCGTTTAGAGGCTATCGCTGGTGGAGGACTCAGACAAGCAAGCCATCAGCTTTTGGGGTGCTCCAACGTCTCCACCAGAGATGGTACCCTCGTGGACACTCATAATGGTCTCCAGAATGATGGTCTTGGAGTTCTGCATGGTTTCCTCAAATAATTTGGCATCTGCTATCTTTTCCTCGGTGATATAATCAAGTTTCTCCGTCAACATGGCGATCTTCTCTTGGGCGAGCTCCAATCTGCACGAAAATGAAGCAAGGATTGGAAATATAGATGATAGATGATGCACTGATACACATACTGATTCCTCAGATCCTCGGTCTTGGGTTCCGTGTAGATGTTCAGGCTGTTCAAGGAGCTAGCCGATTGATAGAGGGATTGGTTGTCGAAAGAGAACGACCCGATGGATCCGTTAAGAGAAGTGCGACTCAGCGAATTGGCATACTCGGCCATTCGATGGGTGCGCTTCTTCTTATCGGACTGGACGTCCAGCTCCTTCTCCATTTCCCGGATCTTCGCCTCCATGCGGCTGAGGCGGGCCTTGAGCTTGACATTCTGCTCCTGGATGCCCTCGTTCTTGGTACGCTCCACTGCGATACGCTCGTTAAGGCTCTTGGTGAGGAGCATTAGCTGATTCTTCTCCACCTCCAGGGCATCCAGAATGCCCACAAATTCTTCCTACCATCAAAGAAACAGATTTTAGAGCTAGCAGATTTAAGTTAGCAGAGAGAAAGTAACATAGCGGGAGAGCTGCGATTACCTTGCGAAACTCGCGACATGAAAACAGGAATCCCCCGGATAATGCACGCAAATCCATCTCCAGCTTCTTTACCATATCCTGAAGACTCGTCAGAGCCACGTCCTTCTGCTTGAGTGTAGTCTCCAGCTCCAGATGCATGCCACTCAGTTCCTCCAGCTGTCGACGGGCATTGTCCCTCTCCTCCGTCATGCGTGCCAGATCTGCGCGCATGTCGTCTAGACGCGTCTCGTACTGGAATCGCTGGCGGTCGAGTTTCTCGCCCATGGTGCTGATATTGATGCCATTGTAGTCGGTCTGCTCCTCCAGCTCCGAGGAGCGCATCTTGTACTTGACCACCTCCTCGTTCAGCGTCTTGTTGCGCACCTTGAGGGCCAGGGTGCGGCTGCGCTGCTCCTCCAGCTGCGACTGCAACTCTATGATGTTCTTCTCCAATGCCTCCACCTTGGCCTGGTGCCGGATCTCGTTTTTGCGTACCCCAGGCGTGAAGCGGTCAAAGGTAGCACTACCGCAGAGGCCATCAACATTGAACCTGCTGGCGCTAGTGCTGCCATTGACCGTGCGTGGGGTCCGCGAATAGCCAGAGGAACTATCCAGCTCCAAACCTACTGGAATGGGCGCATATTCGGAGCGATCGGACACCCGTTCCTCGTAGTACTCCACGCGGGCCCGCAACTCCTGCACCTTCTGCTGCAGATTGAGAATCTGCTGGGCCCGTCCGCGCCAATTGGCGTGATTGAGATTATTGGCCAGAATGTTGATGTTACAGCTCTCGCCGATCTCGTGCTGGAGACACTTCTGGGCGAGTTTCAGTTGGTTCTGCAGCTCTGTGTTCTTGTTGCGCGACTCGAAAAGCTTCTGCTGAATGCCATTCATCTTCGCCTGCAGTTCTTCCGCCGAGCTGCACTTCTTGAGCAACTCCTGGTGGTGATGGATCTTCTCCTCGCTGGCCTTGAGCTCCCGCGCCATCTTTCCGATCAGCTGGTCCTTCTTCTCCACCCGATTCTTCATCTGCTCCAACTCGGCGCGCATCTGTCGATTCTTCTTGCTCAGTTCCAGTATCTTGGTGCCGGCTATCGAGGAGTTGCACCGTAGTTCGTCAATGGGCACCGAATTGAGGACATCGTTGAGCGAGTCCACGGATCTCTTCAGTGCCGTAATCTCCTTGTTTTTGTCACTGATAGCCTTGTTCAGCGACTGATTCTCGCTCTCGAACAGCTCTAGTTTTTTCTTCAATTTTTTTGATCCTTCCGTTTTGGGCGCTTTGGGCTTCACGGGCGTTGTGGCGACCACCACTGCGCAGTCCATTGGGCCACGCGGACGACGCAGCTTGCCGGGTGGCTCCTGGGCCACCGTATCGGGCAGCGTGTCCATGGCGCAAAtctttttatataaaatatataaacttAAATATGTCTGTGTCTTGGGCGTGTTACGAATATTCTTAATTTTGCTGGCGACGCGACGAAAAGTCGTTTCCTATGTTTACAAAGTACGTTCTCCTTAAAATGAAGTTTACGGAACTTTCATGGCAAACCAACTTTCACaattaaattcaaattcaaacaACGCTCGCCGCCAGCTCCCAATGGTTCGCACGGAACCAGTTCACTGAGCAGATTACAGCTTCCAGCACAAGCCGAAGCACAGATGTGAAACCTCGATTTTCAATGGAACTGGTCGACAATGGGTTAAGCGTAAATCATATTCCTGGATTTTTATATTCGTTTTAATATTAATAGTTAGCTGAGATCCTCAGCACTGAATATATAAATTATTCGACTA contains:
- the LOC108152452 gene encoding POU domain, class 3, transcription factor 2, which encodes MFYYCCCRQQFVVILVCLLYILLVLVFFVNVFLADRNMHTHLMMKNAGHHGHGGHGGGGGGGAGAGAGAGPPVGGHHNPYDMHGYPHYNNYHPQMDPKQQQQQQELLRKTPPNPNQQQPEQDIYSYFNHVFRRRRR
- the LOC108153669 gene encoding coiled-coil domain-containing protein 13 isoform X1, with translation MDTLPDTVAQEPPGKLRRPRGPMDCAVVVATTPVKPKAPKTEGSKKLKKKLELFESENQSLNKAISDKNKEITALKRSVDSLNDVLNSVPIDELRCNSSIAGTKILELSKKNRQMRAELEQMKNRVEKKDQLIGKMARELKASEEKIHHHQELLKKCSSAEELQAKMNGIQQKLFESRNKNTELQNQLKLAQKCLQHEIGESCNINILANNLNHANWRGRAQQILNLQQKVQELRARVEYYEERVSDRSEYAPIPVGLELDSSSGYSRTPRTVNGSTSASRFNVDGLCGSATFDRFTPGVRKNEIRHQAKVEALEKNIIELQSQLEEQRSRTLALKVRNKTLNEEVVKYKMRSSELEEQTDYNGINISTMGEKLDRQRFQYETRLDDMRADLARMTEERDNARRQLEELSGMHLELETTLKQKDVALTSLQDMVKKLEMDLRALSGGFLFSCREFRKEEFVGILDALEVEKNQLMLLTKSLNERIAVERTKNEGIQEQNVKLKARLSRMEAKIREMEKELDVQSDKKKRTHRMAEYANSLSRTSLNGSIGSFSFDNQSLYQSASSLNSLNIYTEPKTEDLRNQLELAQEKIAMLTEKLDYITEEKIADAKLFEETMQNSKTIILETIMSVHEGTISGGDVGAPQKLMACLSESSTSDSL
- the LOC108153669 gene encoding coiled-coil domain-containing protein 13 isoform X2, with translation MDTLPDTVAQEPPGKLRRPRGPMDCAVVVATTPVKPKAPKTEGSKKLKKKLELFESENQSLNKAISDKNKEITALKRSVDSLNDVLNSVPIDELRCNSSIAGTKILELSKKNRQMRAELEQMKNRVEKKDQLIGKMARELKASEEKIHHHQELLKKCSSAEELQAKMNGIQQKLFESRNKNTELQNQLKLAQKCLQHEIGESCNINILANNLNHANWRGRAQQILNLQQKVQELRARVEYYEERVSDRSEYAPIPVGLELDSSSGYSRTPRTVNGSTSASRFNVDGLCGSATFDRFTPGVRKNEIRHQAKVEALEKNIIELQSQLEEQRSRTLALKVRNKTLNEEVVKYKMRSSELEEQTDYNGINISTMGEKLDRQRFQYETRLDDMRADLARMTEERDNARRQLEELSGMHLELETTLKQKDVALTSLQDMVKKLEMDLRALSGGFLFSCREFRKL